From a single Apium graveolens cultivar Ventura chromosome 2, ASM990537v1, whole genome shotgun sequence genomic region:
- the LOC141708149 gene encoding large ribosomal subunit protein eL15 yields the protein MGAYTYVSELWRKKQSDVMRFVQRVRCWEYRQHPSIVRVTHPTRPDKARRLGYKAKQGYVVYRVRVKRGGRKRPVSKGIVYGKPTNQGVTQLKFQRSKRSVAEERAGRKLAGLKVLNSYWVNEDSTYKYFEVILVDAAHTTIRNDPRINWICNPVHKHRELRGLTSAGKKYRGLRGKGHRNHKARPSRRATWKRNNTLSLRRYR from the exons ATGG GAGCTTATACTTATGTATCGGAGCTATGGAGGAAGAAGCAGTCAGATGTGATGAGGTTTGTGCAGAGAGTTAGGTGCTGGGAGTATCGTCAGCATCCTTCCATTGTTCGTGTCACTCATCCCACTCGCCCCGATAAGGCCCGTCGTCTTGGCTACAAAGCTAAGCAG GGTTATGTGGTCTACCGTGTACGTGTGAAACGTGGTGGACGTAAGAGACCTGTTTCCAAGGGTATTGTTTATGGAAAGCCAACAAACCAGGGTGTGACTCAGCTGAAGTTTCAGCGTAGCAAACGATCAGTTGCTGAGGAACGTGCAGGGAGGAAGCTTGCTGGTTTGAAGGTTCTCAATTCTTACTGGGTCAATGAG GATTCAACCTACAAGTACTTTGAGGTAATTTTGGTTGATGCTGCCCACACTACTATCCGCAATGACCCAAGGATCAACTGGATTTGTAACCCTGTTCACAAGCACAGAGAGCTCCGTGGACTCACCTCTGCTGGGAAGAAATACAGGGGTCTACGTGGAAAGGGTCACCGCAATCACAAAGCTCGACCTTCAAGAAGGGCTACCTGGAAGAGAAACAACACATTGTCTCTTCGACGTTACCGTTAA